Proteins encoded together in one Ochotona princeps isolate mOchPri1 chromosome 20, mOchPri1.hap1, whole genome shotgun sequence window:
- the LOC131482734 gene encoding nuclear cap-binding protein subunit 2-like, whose product MSGGLLKALCSDSYVELSQYRDQHFRGDNEEQEKLLKKSCALYVGNLSFYTTEEQIYELFSKSGDINKIIMGLDKVKETACGFCFVEYYSRADAENAMRYINGTRLDDRIIRTDWDAGFKEGRQYRRGRSGGQVRDEYRQDYDAGRGGYGKLAQNQ is encoded by the coding sequence ATGTCGGGCGGCCTCCTCAAGGCGCTGTGCAGCGACTCCTACGTGGAGCTGAGCCAGTACCGGGACCAGCACTTCCGGGGTGATAATGAAGAACAAGAAAAATTACTGAAGAAAAGCTGTGCACTATATGTTGGGAATCTTTCCTTTTATACAACTGAAGAACAAATCTATGAACTTTTCAGTAAAAGTGGTGACATAAACAAAATTATTATGGGTCTGGATAAAGTGAAGGAGACAGcatgtggattttgttttgtggaatattattcaagaGCAGATGCAGAAAATGCCATGCGGTACATCAACGGGACTCGTCTGGATGACCGGATCATTCGCACAGACTGGGATGCAGGCTTTAAAGAGGGCAGGCAGTACAGACGCGGACGCTCTGGGGGCCAGGTACGAGATGAGTATCGGCAGGACTATGATGCTGGGAGAGGAGGATATGGAAAACTGGCACAAAACCAGTGA
- the LOC101535685 gene encoding cytochrome P450 4F2-like — translation MQLSLSWLGAPSPWLLLLLMAISWLLTRILNWIYAFHKNSQRLQCFPQPPKRNWFLGHLGQITPTEQGLREVTRMVTIFPQAFLTWMGPIDPVIILWHPDVVRSVLNAPAVVVPKDMEFYGFLKLWLGDGLLLSTGDKWNSHRRMLTPAFHFEILKPYMKIFNNSTNIMHAKWKKLASEGSACLDMFEHISLMTLDSIQKCVFSFDSNCQENPSEYISTILDLSALVMKRDQQILMHMDFLYYLTPDGQRFRKSCDLVHSFTDAVIQERRRTLASQGVDNFLKAKTKAKTLDFIDILLLSKGEDGKQLSDDDIRAEADTFMFAGHDTTASGLSWALYNLARHPEYQERCRQEVRELLRDRDPEAIEWDDLAQMTFLTMCLKESLRLHPPVTIISRCCAQDVTLHDGRVIPRGNSCVISIFGIHHNPAVWPDPEVYNPFRFDPENPQKRSPLAFIPFSAGPRNCIGQAFAMAEMKVVLALTLLHFRVLPDSDAEPRRKPELILRAEGGLWLRVEPLNMGPALK, via the exons ATGCAGCTGAGTCTGTCCTGGCTAGGGGCACCCTCGCCatggctgctcttgctgctgatggctatctcctggctcctgacccgtATCCTCAACTGGATCTATGCTTTCCATAAAAACTCTCAACGCCTCCAGTGTTTCCCACAACCCCCCAAAAGGAACTGGTTCTTGGGTCACCTGGGCCAG ATCACGCCCACGGAGCAGGGCTTGAGAGAAGTGACTCGGATGGTGACCATCTTCCCCCAAGCCTTCCTGACCTGGATGGGCCCCATCGACCCTGTCATTATTCTGTGGCACCCTGACGTTGTCCGGTCTGTCCTGAATGCTCCAG CTGTAGTTGTACCTAAGGATATGGAATTCTACGGATTCTTAAAGCTGTGGCTGG GAGATGGGCTGTTGCTGAGCACAGGggacaagtggaacagccaccgTCGCATGCTGACACCCGCCTTCCACTTTGAAATCCTGAAGCCCTATATGAAAATATTCAACAACAGCACAAATATTATGCAT GCTAAGTGGAAGAAGCTGGCCTCAGAGGGCAGCGCCTGTCTGGACATGTTTGAGCACATCAGCCTTATGACCTTGGACAGTATTCAGAAATGTGTCTTCAGCTTCGACAGCAATTGTCAGGA GAATCCCAGTGAATATATATCTACCATCTTGGATCTCAGTGCTCTTGTTATGAAGCGAGACCAGCAGATCTTAATGCACATGGACTTCTTGTACTACCTCACTCCTGATGGGCAGCGCTTCCGCAAGTCCTGTGACCTGGTGCACAGCTTCACAGATGCTGTCATCCAAGAACGCCGCCGCACTCTCGCTAGCCAGGGTGTTGATAACTTCCTTAAGGCCAAGACCAAGGCCAAGACATTGGACTTCATTGATATTCTTCTGCTGAGCAAG GGTGAAGATGGAAAGCAGTTGTCAGATGATGATATAAGGGCAGAGGCTGACACCTTCATGTTTGCAG GTCATGACACCACAGCCAGTGGTCTCTCCTGGGCCCTGTACAACCTTGCCAGGCACCCAGAATACCAGGAACGCTGCCGGCAGGAAGTGAGAGAACTCCTGAGGGACCGGGATCCTGAGGCGATTGAGTG GGACGACTTGGCCCAGATGACCTTCCTCACCATGTGCCTCAAGGAAAGCCTGCGACTTCATCCTCCAGTCACGATCATCTCCCGCTGCTGTGCTCAGGATGTGACACTTCATGACGGACGCGTCATCCCCAGAG GAAACAGCTGTGTCATCAGTATCTTCGGGATTCATCACAACCCTGCAGTCTGGCCAGACCCCGAG GTCTACAATCCCTTCCGCTTTGACCCAGAAAACCCTCAGAAGAGGTCACCCCTGGCTTTTATTCCCTTCTCGGCAGGCCCCAG GAACTGCATCGGACAAGCATTCGCTATGGCAGAGATGAAGGTGGTGCTGGCGCTCACCCTACTGCACTTCCGAGTGCTGCCTGACAGTGATGCTGAACCCCGCAGAAAGCCGGAATTGATCTTGCGCGCTGAGGGTGGCCTGTGGCTTCGGGTAGAGCCATTAAACATGGGTCCAGCACTAAAGTGA